The segment TATAATGTGCTTAGTGCTATAGCAGCACGTTCCAAACTTCAATAAACTGCTACAGAAATTAACAGTGTACCATTAGTCAACATACTTTGGTATGGACACCTTCTGTGTACATACCGTGAGCAGAGTTGTCATTCGATATTACGATAGCAACCAAAAAACCCACGTTTATATTTTCGCTTGTTATAAAAATCGaattaattaaataaaactACATGTTTTGCCTCTGTACCAAGTAGCATTTGATTACGGGGACATAACataattggcgacgagtattcGGTTCGAAGTAGTTTCGCGTCGGTTCCAGTAAAATCGTTTTTTTTGTGTAACACAATGACGGATTCAGCTAGCGGTTTAGCCGCCATTCTTCAGCAGATGAACCAAATGATGGAAGCCCAGCAGCAAGCTCAGAAAGCTCTCCTTGAGCAGCTTTTGAAGCCTAAGGATAATGAGTTCCTGATGGAATCACTCGCAAAAACCATCGTGGAATTTACATATAATCCGCAGCACGGACAGGTTTTCGATAATTGGTACGCCCGGCACGAAGAGGTGTTTACCAAGGGAGGTGCACAGCTGGAGGATGCCGATAGAGTCCGGCTTTTATTGCAAAAGATGAATTCTGTGGATCATGACCGTTACGTAAACTACATCCTACCGAAGAGTCCACGCGAGATACCGTTTGCTGATACGGTAAAAACGCTGAAAGAGATGTTCGGATACCAGACATCAGTTTTTTTTCGACGTTATCAATGTTTGCTGACGACGAAGAAAAATTCAGACGATTTTGTCACGTATGCAAGCGCTGTTAACAAAGCTTGTGAGGATTTCAGTATAAATACGATCACACCGGATCAATTCAAATGTCTAATCTTTGTGGCCGGACTGCAGTCTGAAAAGCAGAAAGACATTCGGACACGTTTGCTCGCGAAGATGGAGGGGGAAACACAGGCTGACCCTATGACATTGAAAAAGTTGCTGCTGGAGTGTCAGCATTTGGATAACCTCAAACACGACACTGCTGTTATTGAGAATCCGAAGGCTACAATCAACGCAATTTATCGAAACGAACAAAGAGATCCTGTTAAATACGTACAGAAAAAGATGGATAATTCCAGAGAACCACGACGTCCATGCTGGCAGTGCGGCCAGATGCATTTTGTTGCCGACTGTACATTTACACATCACACTTGCCGAAACTGTGGTAAAACTGGTCACAAGGAGGGTTACTGCGGTTGCTTCTCGAAGTCAACGGAAACTGGTACATACACATCGTCAAGTCAAGGTGGCAAAAATAAATcgaggaagaagaagaaaaggcaAGGTAGTGCTAGTCAAGCTAAGGGCATCTACGCAGTCAACAAAGCCGGTGTCGTCGGAAGGCGCAAGTACGTTGAAATCTTCATTAACAATAAGCCGATCGAGCTACAACTTGATTGCGGTGCGGATTATACGATTGTTTCGGAGGAGTCGCTGCAGCAGCTAGGCGATCCCATTGTGCGACCGACAACTCTTCGTGTAGTGACAGCTTCAAGTAAACCACTTCCATTAGTGTCGGAATTTCAGTGCAACGTCACCTTCAGAGGTGTGACGAATCAGTCAGTATGCTACGTAACGCCGGTAAGAGGATTCAATGTTCTTGGTAGTGATCTCATGGACATCTTTGGTCTTTATGACATTCCGATGAATTCCTATTGCAAGCAAGTGTCCGTAAAAGTTCCAACCGAATGTAGGGAGAGTCTAAAAGGGAAGTTTCCAGAAGTTTTCCGGGATGGCTTGGGTCTCTgtacgaaaacaaaaattcgaCTGTTTCTCCGGCCGGGTGCCAAACCAGTTTTTAAACCAAAGCGACCGGTACCTTTTCACTCACAGCGGTTTGTTGAAAAGGAGTTGACACGTTTACAACTGATGGGAGTGCTCGAACCAATTGACTTCGCAGAATGGGCAGCACCCATCGTTGCGGTACGCAAAGCACACTGCGATGCACATGGCGATCCAATTGTCCGTATTTGCGCGGATTATTCGACAGGTTTGAATGCGTCACTGGAAGCAAATAACTATCCACTCCCCACACCAGAAGAGATTTTCGCGAAACTTTCTGGCAGTCAGTTTTTCAGTACAATTGACTTGTCAGATGCATATTTACAGATGGAGGTAGAAGAAGATTCTCAGAAGTTGCTAACAGTTAACACGCACAAGGGACTTTTCAAGTACAAACGGCTTCCGCCCGGGGTAAAATCGGCTCCCGGTGCTTTTCAAAAAGTCATCGATAGTATGATCAGCGATTTGGAGGGAGTAGAATCTTTTCTTGATGATGTCATCGTGTATGGCAAATCTCGCGAGGAACATGATCGCAATCTGGAAGGAACTCTATCGCGAATTCAGGAGTTCGGCTTCCGggtaaaaattgaaaagtgtaGATTCTACATGACGGAGGTGAAGTATTTGGGGCACATCCTAGATCGTAACGGTATTCGAACTGATCCGGAGAAAGTGTCGGCGATTGTACATATGCCGCCACCGAAGAATGTTTCGGAACTGCGTTCCTTTTTGGGCGCAGTGAACTATTATGCAAAGTTTATCAAGGAAATGCACGAATTACGTCGACCGTTGGATTTGCTTTTGCAGAAAGACAAACGATGGGCCTGGACAGAGGACTGTCAGCGATCTTTCGAACGATTCAAGCAGCTGTTACAGTCTAACCTGATGTTAACACACTACGATCCAACATTGCAGATCGTGGTTGCAGCGGATGCTTCAAGCACGGGCATTGGAGCCACCATAAGACATCGGTTCCCAGATGGCACTGAAAAGGTGATACAACATGCTTCGCGTTCATTGACCAAAGCCGAGCAAGGCTATGGGCAGATCGATAAAGAGGCATTGGCACTTGTGTACGCGGTAACCAAGTTTCACCGAATGTTACTAGGACGGCAGTTTGTGCTGGAAACAGATCACCAGCCTCTCCTCCGCATTTTCAGTTCGCAGAAGGGAATACCAACACATACTTCGAGTCGGTTGCAACGTTGGGCACTAACGCTTTTGTGTTATGACTTCAAGTTGGAGTACATCAATACAACGAAGTTCGGGTATGCAGATGTTCTATCACGGCTTATTAGTTCGACAGCTAAACCGGAAGAAGAATATATCATTGCTTCGGCTATGCTTGAGGATGATATGTCAGCGGTGTTGGACGATTCTATCGGTTCAATTCCAGTAACGTCGAAGATGATAGCTAAAGCAACTTGTAGCGATAAGGTGCTGAAGCAGGTAACTCATTATCTCACATCGGAATGGCCGACAAATGTAAACGAAATCAATGATCCCGAAGTGAAGGCGTTTTTCAACCGGAAGGACAGCCTATCCCTTGTTCAAGGCTGTGTTCTTTTCGGTCAGCGAGTTGTGGTACCATCACTATACAGGAAGCGAATCGCAGAACGGCTACACTGGGGGCATCCAGGCATAGTTCGTATGAAAGCCATCGCGCGCAGCTACGTGTACTGGCCTGGCATCGACAAGCATATAGAAGATTTCGTCAAGCAGTGTAAGGATTGTGCAGCAGTTGCTAAGTCTCCACCACACGCACCACCGGAGGCATGGCCAACTCCAGCAGGACCTTGGCAGCGTATACACATCGATTATGCGGGGCCAATCGACGGTCTGTATTTTCTGATCATCGTTGATGCGTTCTCTCGATGGCCAGAAATCTATCCTACGGTTACAACTACGGCAAAAGCAACGATCCAGTTCCTCCGTTGTACTTTTTCACGTCTTGGACTACCTTGCACCATTGTCTCAGACAATGGATCGCAATTCGCTAGCGAGGAGTTCGAGTCTTTCTGCAACATTAACGGAATAACTCACATCTTTACTGCGCCCTACCACCCTCAATCAAATGGGCAGGCAGAACGTTTCGTAGATTCAATGAAGCGGGCGATGAAGAAGATCAACAAGGGAGAACCCCTGCAGGAGACACTTGAAGTTTTCCTTGCAACATACCGTTCCACACCTAGCAGAACTACCGATCAGAAATCACCTAGTGAGTTGATGTTGGGTAGACGGATGCGAACAACGCTGGATTTGCTTCGACCAACACAAATTGCGGAAACTGTGAATGTCAACAGCCAGCAACGACAGTTTAGCAACGGCGATTTGGTCTACGTGCAGGTGCATAAGCGAAACGACTG is part of the Sabethes cyaneus chromosome 2, idSabCyanKW18_F2, whole genome shotgun sequence genome and harbors:
- the LOC128735205 gene encoding uncharacterized protein K02A2.6-like; this encodes MTDSASGLAAILQQMNQMMEAQQQAQKALLEQLLKPKDNEFLMESLAKTIVEFTYNPQHGQVFDNWYARHEEVFTKGGAQLEDADRVRLLLQKMNSVDHDRYVNYILPKSPREIPFADTVKTLKEMFGYQTSVFFRRYQCLLTTKKNSDDFVTYASAVNKACEDFSINTITPDQFKCLIFVAGLQSEKQKDIRTRLLAKMEGETQADPMTLKKLLLECQHLDNLKHDTAVIENPKATINAIYRNEQRDPVKYVQKKMDNSREPRRPCWQCGQMHFVADCTFTHHTCRNCGKTGHKEGYCGCFSKSTETGTYTSSSQGGKNKSRKKKKRQGSASQAKGIYAVNKAGVVGRRKYVEIFINNKPIELQLDCGADYTIVSEESLQQLGDPIVRPTTLRVVTASSKPLPLVSEFQCNVTFRGVTNQSVCYVTPVRGFNVLGSDLMDIFGLYDIPMNSYCKQVSVKVPTECRESLKGKFPEVFRDGLGLCTKTKIRLFLRPGAKPVFKPKRPVPFHSQRFVEKELTRLQLMGVLEPIDFAEWAAPIVAVRKAHCDAHGDPIVRICADYSTGLNASLEANNYPLPTPEEIFAKLSGSQFFSTIDLSDAYLQMEVEEDSQKLLTVNTHKGLFKYKRLPPGVKSAPGAFQKVIDSMISDLEGVESFLDDVIVYGKSREEHDRNLEGTLSRIQEFGFRVKIEKCRFYMTEVKYLGHILDRNGIRTDPEKVSAIVHMPPPKNVSELRSFLGAVNYYAKFIKEMHELRRPLDLLLQKDKRWAWTEDCQRSFERFKQLLQSNLMLTHYDPTLQIVVAADASSTGIGATIRHRFPDGTEKVIQHASRSLTKAEQGYGQIDKEALALVYAVTKFHRMLLGRQFVLETDHQPLLRIFSSQKGIPTHTSSRLQRWALTLLCYDFKLEYINTTKFGYADVLSRLISSTAKPEEEYIIASAMLEDDMSAVLDDSIGSIPVTSKMIAKATCSDKVLKQVTHYLTSEWPTNVNEINDPEVKAFFNRKDSLSLVQGCVLFGQRVVVPSLYRKRIAERLHWGHPGIVRMKAIARSYVYWPGIDKHIEDFVKQCKDCAAVAKSPPHAPPEAWPTPAGPWQRIHIDYAGPIDGLYFLIIVDAFSRWPEIYPTVTTTAKATIQFLRCTFSRLGLPCTIVSDNGSQFASEEFESFCNINGITHIFTAPYHPQSNGQAERFVDSMKRAMKKINKGEPLQETLEVFLATYRSTPSRTTDQKSPSELMLGRRMRTTLDLLRPTQIAETVNVNSQQRQFSNGDLVYVQVHKRNDWYWEPGNVIERIGSVNYNVWLCGKRSGLIRSHVNQIRPRYDSANTEAELLNKHLPLSVLLEEVGIKQQPTEPSPEAVDERAQEQLNPDPGPDRPSVASAAPTRSRIPTSTATYTSRGREVRLPARFNHYVMS